Proteins encoded together in one Planctomyces sp. SH-PL14 window:
- a CDS encoding peroxiredoxin family protein, with translation MSSSAPSRNPADNPVPPPRSFGQKLFLGFLGTVGVLYLGLVVYHVAIPQVKATGPDERLSLLERCRQLCQTYGLLPTGHIANDAEAYLTAVKSRQITDDLASVLAEKDFAPAETQFHKLLEQPAPTFALQDHTGQTRSLSEWTGRGPVVVVFYYGYGCSHCVAQLFALNKDLKLFHELGAEIVAISSDTPEHTTEKYKEYGPFDFPLLSDPDNGVAGQYGVFTPKTAEKPESLDHGTFVIDAKGKVIWAYYGGEPFLDNKSLLHVLAKSQGVTAKADVAANP, from the coding sequence ATGTCCTCATCAGCGCCGTCCCGCAATCCTGCGGACAATCCCGTCCCGCCCCCCCGGTCCTTCGGGCAGAAGCTGTTCCTTGGGTTCCTGGGGACCGTGGGAGTTCTTTACCTCGGGCTGGTCGTCTATCACGTCGCCATCCCGCAGGTGAAGGCGACCGGGCCGGATGAGCGGTTGAGTCTGCTGGAGCGGTGCCGGCAGCTTTGCCAGACCTATGGGCTGCTGCCGACGGGGCACATTGCCAATGACGCGGAGGCGTACCTGACGGCGGTGAAGTCGCGGCAGATCACGGATGACTTGGCTTCGGTTCTGGCGGAGAAGGACTTCGCGCCGGCCGAGACGCAGTTCCACAAGCTGCTGGAGCAGCCTGCGCCGACGTTTGCGCTGCAGGATCATACGGGGCAGACGCGGTCGCTCTCCGAGTGGACGGGGCGGGGGCCGGTCGTGGTGGTCTTCTACTACGGTTACGGGTGCAGCCACTGTGTCGCGCAGCTCTTCGCGCTGAACAAGGACCTGAAGCTGTTCCACGAGCTGGGGGCGGAGATTGTCGCCATCAGTTCGGACACGCCGGAGCATACGACGGAGAAGTACAAGGAGTATGGGCCGTTTGATTTTCCGTTGTTGTCCGATCCCGACAATGGTGTGGCGGGACAGTACGGGGTGTTCACGCCGAAGACGGCGGAGAAGCCGGAGTCGCTGGATCACGGGACGTTTGTGATTGATGCGAAGGGGAAGGTGATCTGGGCGTATTATGGGGGCGAGCCGTTTCTG